In the genome of Spirochaetia bacterium, one region contains:
- a CDS encoding branched-chain amino acid ABC transporter permease has protein sequence MKLNKKLLMLVALLLIIVLLPIFITVPYIISIFITTFLTISCSLAWNILGGMTGQISLGHAAFMALGAYITTMLLNYFNISPWLSIIIVFFIVGSLGAVILSPCFVLHGAYFSLVTIAFGEAFRNLFLNWELAGKGQGLLLTYGKPSFALMRFGSKAPYFYISLVMMAGYYLVIKRIDHSKLGYGLKTIREDEDTAKAVGINPLKYKMIATFISSGMIAVCGVFYACYVRYVNPDIMMTSKSVEYVLPAIIGGLGSVAGPLIGGAILVPLSEYLNASLSSIANGFNLVVYSAIIIAVIVLQPSGITGWYRHSKLKTRINTYFSKGKTNNAK, from the coding sequence ATGAAACTCAACAAAAAATTACTTATGCTCGTAGCTCTTCTTCTGATTATTGTTTTGTTACCGATATTTATTACGGTTCCATATATTATCTCAATTTTTATTACGACTTTCTTAACAATTTCATGTTCATTGGCATGGAATATCCTGGGGGGAATGACAGGCCAGATTTCATTAGGACATGCAGCTTTTATGGCATTGGGAGCCTACATTACTACAATGCTTTTGAATTATTTCAATATTTCCCCATGGTTGAGTATAATAATTGTATTCTTTATTGTCGGTTCTTTAGGAGCTGTAATTCTCTCTCCTTGCTTTGTGTTGCATGGAGCATATTTCTCATTGGTTACGATTGCCTTCGGTGAAGCGTTTAGGAACTTATTCTTGAATTGGGAACTTGCCGGCAAAGGTCAAGGACTGTTGCTTACTTATGGTAAGCCATCTTTTGCCCTTATGCGTTTTGGATCCAAGGCCCCATATTTTTATATTTCTCTTGTCATGATGGCTGGTTATTATCTTGTAATCAAAAGAATTGATCATTCAAAGCTTGGCTATGGGCTTAAAACAATAAGGGAAGATGAAGATACTGCAAAAGCAGTAGGAATCAATCCTTTAAAATATAAAATGATTGCAACATTCATTAGTTCAGGTATGATTGCTGTCTGTGGTGTTTTCTATGCTTGCTATGTGCGCTATGTCAATCCGGATATCATGATGACTTCTAAATCTGTGGAATATGTCTTACCAGCTATCATAGGAGGACTAGGTAGTGTAGCTGGTCCTCTTATCGGTGGTGCAATTCTCGTTCCGCTGTCTGAGTATCTGAATGCTTCTTTAAGTTCAATCGCAAATGGATTTAATCTTGTCGTTTATTCCGCAATAATCATCGCTGTCATAGTATTGCAGCCTAGTGGCATTACAGGTTGGTATCGCCACAGTAAGCTGAAGACTCGAATTAATACTTACTTCAGCAAAGGAAAGACAAACAATGCAAAATGA
- a CDS encoding branched-chain amino acid ABC transporter permease, translating to MNTIGQAIVNGIMIGGIYAMVGMSLNLIFGVMKIVNFCQGEILMISMYMSYVLNEKVGLDPFLSIPLVAIMMFCVGALLQMFLITRSMREEDDSNVLFLTCCLSIFFANLALLIFKSDYRTAKSVFENKVVHLGTMNISSPKLLSFVILMVVTALIFLMLKYTTLGKQIRAASQNPRGAEVTGIKAKSIYAITYGLGAAIAGIAGSCLMSFYYVFPTVGNIYGTRSFIVVTLGGLGSVLGAFFGGIVLGLLETLGAVVVGSSFKDALVFFIFILILIGKAEFNQKKQRG from the coding sequence TTGAATACTATTGGGCAAGCAATTGTAAATGGTATCATGATCGGAGGCATCTACGCGATGGTAGGAATGAGCCTTAATCTGATCTTTGGTGTCATGAAAATAGTTAATTTCTGTCAAGGTGAAATTCTCATGATAAGTATGTACATGTCCTACGTATTAAATGAAAAAGTAGGACTCGACCCATTCCTTTCAATTCCACTCGTGGCAATAATGATGTTCTGTGTAGGTGCATTGCTGCAGATGTTCCTTATTACACGTTCGATGAGAGAAGAAGATGATTCAAATGTGTTGTTCCTGACATGCTGTCTAAGCATTTTCTTTGCAAATTTGGCATTACTTATATTCAAGTCTGATTACCGCACAGCAAAAAGCGTTTTTGAAAACAAAGTGGTACACCTAGGGACAATGAATATTAGTTCACCGAAGTTGTTGAGCTTTGTAATCCTTATGGTTGTCACAGCTTTGATTTTTCTTATGCTTAAATACACAACTTTAGGAAAACAAATCAGAGCTGCATCCCAAAATCCACGAGGAGCAGAAGTTACAGGGATAAAAGCAAAATCCATCTATGCTATTACCTATGGACTTGGCGCTGCAATTGCTGGAATAGCCGGATCATGCCTAATGTCATTTTATTACGTATTCCCTACGGTAGGCAATATATACGGTACACGGTCCTTTATCGTAGTGACTCTAGGAGGCCTGGGAAGTGTTCTGGGAGCTTTCTTCGGCGGTATTGTTCTGGGCTTACTGGAAACCCTCGGCGCAGTTGTCGTCGGTTCATCTTTCAAAGATGCCCTTGTCTTCTTTATTTTCATTCTGATTTTGATCGGAAAAGCAGAATTCAATCAAAAAAAGCAAAGAGGATAA
- a CDS encoding acyl--CoA ligase, with the protein MIIAGNKLWNDSVTAGLHEISVSQEKKLFLFEHVPDTLYDALINSVNSYPDKIAVVDDIGMEYTFAQLLRLTDRFAGALCKKGVTLGSHVGVLLYTSIEFCITFLALSRLGAICIPFPTKYKKTEIFSLVSKSDLEFMVCDSTFKPWFQSTKFSVIVSERVHDDELGFAALSVDPKLPEHTKCHVNRTCDALIVFTSGTTSESKGVVLTNYNIMHAIVVYQRIFTITDNDSCIIPIPMYLITGLVALFGLFVYVGGTIYLQKFFNATRILACIKQHGITFMHASPTVFFLLLEESRNHKSLPSLRELACGSSNMPVSKIREIHQWLPNCIFHTVYGLTETTSPAAIFPYDAASSKFSGSCGLPIPGTVFKVVDEKDKELDYGMIGEIMIKGSVVVDHYYKLNGNYITADGWLHTGDLGYFNENNYLYIVDRKKDMINRGGEKICSIDVENELYKIKGIKEAAIIGIPDCLYGEVPIAIVSLSEPLTEEQIIHRMSDQVAKYKVPVKVFIVPSIPKSANGKVDKKKLRDEYAAFGQRR; encoded by the coding sequence TTGATTATTGCTGGAAATAAGCTATGGAATGATTCGGTAACAGCCGGCTTACATGAAATTTCTGTTTCACAAGAGAAAAAACTTTTTCTTTTTGAGCATGTTCCCGATACGCTTTATGATGCATTGATAAATTCTGTGAATTCTTATCCTGATAAAATTGCTGTTGTTGACGATATTGGCATGGAATATACTTTTGCTCAGTTGCTTAGACTAACTGATAGATTTGCAGGGGCTCTATGCAAAAAGGGAGTGACCTTAGGTAGCCATGTGGGTGTATTGCTTTACACTTCGATAGAATTTTGTATAACTTTTCTTGCATTATCAAGGCTTGGAGCTATCTGCATTCCTTTTCCAACTAAATATAAAAAAACTGAAATTTTTTCTTTAGTTTCAAAATCAGATTTAGAATTTATGGTTTGTGATAGTACTTTTAAACCTTGGTTTCAAAGTACAAAATTTTCTGTCATTGTCTCTGAACGTGTACATGATGACGAACTTGGTTTTGCTGCGTTATCGGTTGATCCTAAGCTCCCGGAGCATACCAAATGCCATGTTAATAGAACTTGTGATGCCTTGATTGTATTTACTTCAGGTACCACCTCAGAAAGCAAGGGTGTGGTGCTGACGAATTATAATATTATGCATGCAATAGTTGTTTACCAACGTATTTTTACAATTACTGACAATGATTCCTGTATAATTCCTATTCCAATGTATCTGATAACAGGACTTGTGGCTTTATTCGGCTTGTTTGTCTATGTAGGTGGCACAATCTATTTACAAAAATTTTTTAATGCGACAAGAATCCTTGCTTGCATCAAACAACATGGCATTACCTTTATGCATGCATCTCCTACAGTTTTTTTTCTTTTGCTTGAAGAATCAAGAAACCATAAGAGTTTGCCTTCATTGAGAGAATTGGCCTGCGGAAGCAGTAATATGCCAGTTTCAAAAATCAGAGAAATTCACCAATGGCTTCCGAATTGTATATTCCATACGGTTTATGGATTGACGGAAACTACTTCACCGGCGGCGATTTTTCCTTATGATGCGGCAAGTAGTAAATTCAGTGGATCTTGTGGATTACCAATTCCGGGAACTGTTTTTAAAGTGGTTGATGAAAAAGACAAGGAACTTGATTACGGCATGATCGGGGAGATCATGATTAAAGGGTCTGTTGTCGTAGACCATTATTATAAATTGAATGGAAACTATATTACTGCGGATGGCTGGTTACATACAGGGGATTTAGGTTATTTCAATGAGAATAATTACCTGTATATAGTTGATAGAAAGAAAGATATGATCAATCGTGGCGGTGAAAAGATTTGCAGTATAGATGTAGAAAATGAACTGTATAAGATAAAAGGAATTAAAGAAGCCGCTATTATTGGTATTCCTGATTGTCTCTATGGTGAAGTTCCAATTGCTATTGTTTCACTTTCAGAACCTTTAACAGAAGAGCAAATAATACATCGGATGTCAGATCAAGTAGCTAAGTATAAGGTTCCCGTAAAAGTGTTTATTGTTCCTTCAATTCCAAAATCTGCAAATGGAAAGGTAGATAAGAAAAAATTACGGGACGAATATGCTGCTTTTGGGCAAAGGAGATAA
- a CDS encoding acyl CoA:acetate/3-ketoacid CoA transferase, whose protein sequence is MKKPIFMSAEEAARLIENNSTIATIGMTLVSASESILKAIEHEFLTTGRPNNLTLVHSCGQSDRDRGIQHFSHEGMLKTIIGGHWGLQPKMMDLIANNKILAYCIPQGQFAQLYRSMAGGEPGKITKVGLGTFIDPRLGGGKMNEITKNAPDIIDVVTIDGEEYLRYKPIPLDYCIIRGTYIDELGNLTTDEEAMKLEVLPAVLACKKFGGKVIAQAKYKVQAGTLHCKRVEVPGVFIDAAVICPNPEEDHRQTHSFAFNPAYCGDIKVPVGKDETLPLTVRKAIGRRGMMELSPDDILNVGTGIPNDVVGPIIAEEGIGDDVTITVESGIYGGIPMGGIDFGIAKNNFALIRHDDQFDYYNGVGADVTFMGAGEVDAAGNVNATKLGPLPTGAGGFVDITANAKHVVFCATFTGKGLKCSFHDKKIHIDHEGSLIKFVKQLQQISYNADLAFKHGHKMHYVTERAVFELTKNGLMLTEIADGIDLQRQILDLMDFKPLISPDLCKINPLVFNDKGTMNLREFISNKK, encoded by the coding sequence ATGAAGAAACCTATATTCATGTCGGCTGAAGAAGCCGCTCGACTAATAGAAAACAATTCAACAATTGCAACTATAGGAATGACACTGGTATCTGCTTCAGAAAGTATTTTAAAAGCTATTGAACATGAATTTCTGACAACGGGGAGACCAAATAATCTGACCTTGGTACATTCATGTGGACAGAGTGACAGAGACAGAGGTATCCAGCATTTTTCACATGAAGGTATGCTTAAGACAATCATAGGAGGACATTGGGGACTTCAGCCAAAGATGATGGATTTGATAGCAAACAATAAGATACTTGCTTATTGCATTCCACAAGGTCAATTTGCTCAGCTTTATCGAAGTATGGCAGGTGGAGAACCTGGTAAAATTACAAAAGTAGGATTAGGTACTTTCATTGATCCTCGACTTGGTGGAGGAAAAATGAATGAAATTACGAAGAATGCACCTGATATCATAGATGTAGTGACCATCGATGGAGAGGAGTATCTTCGTTATAAACCTATTCCATTGGATTATTGTATTATCCGGGGAACATATATAGATGAACTGGGTAACCTCACGACCGATGAAGAGGCCATGAAGCTTGAGGTGTTACCGGCAGTTCTTGCCTGTAAAAAATTTGGTGGCAAAGTAATAGCCCAGGCAAAGTACAAGGTACAGGCAGGAACCTTGCATTGCAAACGTGTCGAAGTTCCTGGTGTATTCATTGATGCAGCCGTCATTTGTCCTAATCCTGAAGAAGATCATCGCCAGACACACAGTTTTGCATTCAATCCTGCATATTGTGGTGATATAAAAGTTCCTGTAGGCAAAGATGAGACATTGCCTTTGACAGTGAGAAAGGCTATTGGCCGAAGAGGTATGATGGAACTTTCTCCTGATGACATTCTGAATGTCGGAACTGGTATTCCCAATGATGTAGTCGGTCCGATTATCGCCGAGGAAGGCATTGGGGATGATGTAACTATTACAGTTGAATCTGGAATTTATGGTGGCATCCCGATGGGAGGAATTGATTTTGGAATTGCGAAAAACAACTTTGCCCTTATACGCCACGATGACCAATTTGATTACTACAATGGTGTAGGAGCGGATGTTACCTTCATGGGGGCAGGCGAGGTAGATGCTGCAGGCAATGTCAACGCAACCAAGCTTGGTCCCCTTCCGACTGGTGCCGGAGGATTCGTAGATATTACGGCAAATGCAAAACATGTCGTTTTCTGTGCCACTTTCACTGGGAAAGGACTTAAATGTTCTTTCCATGACAAAAAGATCCATATTGACCATGAAGGATCGCTGATTAAATTCGTCAAACAACTTCAGCAGATTTCATACAATGCCGATTTGGCATTTAAGCATGGACATAAGATGCACTATGTGACTGAAAGGGCTGTGTTTGAATTGACTAAGAACGGTCTGATGTTGACTGAGATTGCTGATGGAATTGATTTGCAACGTCAAATACTTGATTTGATGGACTTCAAACCTTTGATCAGTCCTGATTTGTGCAAGATTAACCCACTGGTTTTTAATGATAAGGGAACGATGAATTTGAGAGAATTCATTTCAAATAAAAAATAA
- the fabG gene encoding 3-oxoacyl-ACP reductase FabG, which yields MRLEGKIAIVTGAGRGLGAGIATKLALEGAKVVVADIKTDLAQGTVDAIEKAGGEATACSVNIARQEEVDAMYDLTLKTYGTLDIVVNNAGINRDAMLHKMTVEQWNTVIAINLTGTFFSVQRAAQILREKGKGAIINISSGSWLGNIGQANYAASKAGVVGLTKTAARELARKGVTCNAICPGFIDTDMTRGVPEKVWDIMINKIPMGRAGKPSDVANLIAFLASDEANYITGEVINVGGGMIV from the coding sequence ATGAGATTGGAAGGCAAAATTGCAATTGTCACGGGTGCAGGGAGAGGCCTCGGTGCTGGAATAGCAACTAAACTTGCATTGGAAGGAGCGAAAGTTGTTGTTGCGGACATCAAGACGGATTTGGCACAGGGGACAGTTGATGCCATTGAAAAAGCGGGAGGCGAAGCTACTGCCTGCTCTGTCAATATTGCAAGGCAAGAAGAAGTTGACGCAATGTATGATTTGACATTGAAGACATATGGTACTTTGGATATTGTTGTCAACAATGCTGGGATCAACAGGGATGCAATGTTGCATAAAATGACAGTTGAGCAGTGGAATACAGTAATTGCCATTAACTTGACAGGTACTTTTTTCAGTGTACAACGTGCTGCTCAGATTCTCAGGGAGAAAGGCAAGGGAGCAATTATCAATATTTCGTCAGGCAGTTGGTTAGGAAACATAGGTCAGGCGAATTATGCAGCTTCAAAAGCAGGTGTCGTCGGTTTGACAAAGACTGCAGCACGTGAACTTGCAAGAAAAGGTGTAACGTGCAATGCCATTTGCCCAGGATTCATTGATACTGACATGACAAGGGGCGTTCCTGAAAAAGTTTGGGATATCATGATCAATAAAATTCCTATGGGACGTGCAGGCAAACCTTCTGATGTTGCCAATCTTATTGCCTTCTTAGCATCAGATGAAGCTAATTACATAACTGGTGAAGTTATAAATGTCGGTGGCGGCATGATCGTTTAG
- a CDS encoding thiolase family protein, with translation MDNMQDVVIVSGVRTAVGSFGKSLKDIPAIDLGAMVVKEAAKRAGLPLDSVDELIIGQVGEVAENGFVARAIGIKAGLANDSTAYSVNRQCASGIQSIADGAMEIQLHHADIVVAGGAENLSMLPYYVKDARWGTKMGHKVLEDGVLDILTWPVTNSHNGITAENIARKYHVTREEQDAFALRSHNRAETAIKAGKFKDEILPIELKDRKGNVTVFDTDEGVRFGQTIKKLQRLKPCFLEGGTVTAGNSSSLNDAAAAVVMMSRKKAMELGLKPLLRVVDWAVAGIDPDYMGYAPKLSSEKLSKRIGKDVRDIDMFEINEAFASQCIAVTRDLGLDMDKVNIYGGGLSIGHPLGATGTVLTVKVLYELMRTDKKDAMISMCIGGGQGMSMYFTKP, from the coding sequence ATGGACAATATGCAAGATGTAGTTATTGTAAGTGGTGTTCGGACCGCAGTGGGAAGTTTCGGTAAAAGCCTGAAGGATATACCTGCTATCGACCTAGGTGCTATGGTAGTGAAAGAAGCTGCCAAAAGAGCAGGTCTCCCATTGGATAGTGTTGATGAACTAATTATTGGTCAGGTCGGAGAAGTTGCTGAGAATGGTTTTGTTGCAAGGGCCATAGGAATCAAAGCTGGACTTGCAAATGACTCTACTGCTTATTCTGTCAATCGTCAGTGTGCATCAGGTATCCAATCCATTGCAGATGGAGCTATGGAAATTCAGTTGCACCATGCTGATATCGTTGTTGCTGGTGGCGCAGAAAATCTTTCTATGCTTCCATATTACGTGAAGGATGCCCGTTGGGGCACAAAAATGGGGCATAAGGTTCTTGAAGATGGAGTCTTGGATATCCTGACTTGGCCTGTGACCAATTCACACAATGGTATTACAGCCGAAAATATTGCAAGGAAATATCATGTCACCAGAGAAGAGCAGGATGCTTTTGCTCTTCGTAGCCATAATCGGGCCGAAACAGCAATCAAAGCAGGAAAGTTCAAGGATGAGATACTGCCGATTGAACTGAAGGATCGGAAAGGCAATGTAACGGTCTTTGATACTGATGAAGGTGTAAGATTCGGTCAGACAATTAAAAAGCTGCAAAGATTGAAGCCTTGTTTTCTTGAAGGGGGAACTGTTACTGCGGGTAATTCTTCAAGTCTCAATGATGCAGCAGCCGCAGTTGTAATGATGTCTCGTAAGAAAGCAATGGAACTTGGTTTAAAACCGTTGCTGAGAGTCGTTGATTGGGCAGTAGCAGGTATTGATCCTGATTATATGGGATATGCACCGAAGCTTTCCAGTGAAAAATTGTCCAAGAGAATTGGCAAGGATGTCCGTGATATTGATATGTTTGAAATCAATGAGGCTTTTGCAAGTCAATGTATTGCTGTTACGAGAGATCTTGGCCTTGATATGGATAAGGTCAATATCTATGGCGGTGGGCTTTCAATAGGGCATCCTTTGGGAGCGACAGGTACCGTATTGACCGTAAAGGTGCTGTATGAGTTGATGAGAACCGATAAAAAAGATGCTATGATCAGCATGTGTATCGGCGGAGGGCAAGGGATGTCAATGTATTTTACCAAGCCATAA
- a CDS encoding PaaI family thioesterase: MNIGEYMKALKKQMQDFGITCIETADGKSVTSLEIDDGKTNIYDISFGGVLFHLCDLTAGWLYLENEEIGVTVSGNIEYINPAPAGTTVYCEATMLKKGRKLSYIDTKVTAEGGKLVSKASFVFAKLSS, encoded by the coding sequence ATGAACATAGGCGAGTATATGAAGGCACTTAAAAAGCAAATGCAGGATTTCGGAATTACTTGCATTGAAACGGCAGACGGCAAAAGTGTGACATCCCTGGAGATTGATGATGGCAAGACGAATATCTATGACATTTCTTTTGGCGGTGTGCTTTTTCATCTTTGTGATTTGACTGCTGGTTGGTTATATCTGGAAAATGAGGAGATTGGCGTAACAGTTTCAGGCAATATTGAATATATCAATCCTGCACCTGCAGGAACAACTGTATACTGCGAAGCAACGATGCTGAAAAAAGGAAGGAAACTGTCATATATTGATACGAAAGTAACTGCTGAGGGAGGAAAGCTTGTGTCCAAGGCTTCTTTTGTCTTTGCCAAACTTAGCAGTTGA
- a CDS encoding transposase — translation MGRKKDPNAKYRMKAFRSNGHRYAITTDPKINRKGVRVPDITVWGKLDEPFLFIPNIRFRLLSSDEKERFLFPEAWDLSRRYDRTGVPDDGSPYEGEDRYLLYGDSFMLDLLARGCGLKEDLETVFGRGRTAEILTIAYFRLIYGRSCSRLESSSKTQWYPSAGIDSSRITRLSQSVTKEQADRFMALRTSREGGAADWFGIDSTSISSHARDLADSRWGKNKEHDLARQVGLLVMYDMATGLPAHYRKLPGNIPDSRTLRLLLEELKSAGFSDYGLILDRAYLSKENLDLLVPEGIRAIFMAKTGDAKITKCIGEALSESGSITARGVFLRDHDCYAKDYEYPYCYRENEGKGHGTSVPQRLCLFFDPEARGAEDKALTVELLDEEESLLGHLKGGGAPDERLLKKFRRHFAVETDGDGTVVSCSRDEEKIAGCRKRCGFFAIVCTNMDAREYPPDWVLSKYRMRDSQEKAFMYLKGWQGGRRLRTWTEPSTDGRVFFQFVALILNCYLHARYFSTSDGFRKRFATPWDVLDEMRSVRLVQLRGRSPKVSEFVGKQVDIFDEFGLEIPKGSRPGSRKKPKTGGKKKA, via the coding sequence ATGGGCAGGAAGAAGGATCCGAACGCAAAGTACCGGATGAAGGCATTCCGTTCAAACGGCCATAGGTATGCGATAACCACAGATCCCAAAATCAACAGGAAGGGCGTCCGTGTTCCCGACATCACCGTCTGGGGCAAGCTTGACGAACCCTTCCTCTTCATCCCCAACATCCGCTTCAGGCTTCTTTCTTCCGATGAGAAGGAAAGGTTCCTCTTCCCCGAGGCATGGGACCTGTCCCGCCGGTATGACCGTACAGGGGTTCCCGACGACGGTTCCCCATACGAGGGTGAGGATCGGTACCTGCTCTACGGTGACAGCTTCATGCTTGACCTGCTTGCCCGCGGCTGCGGGCTGAAGGAGGATCTCGAGACCGTCTTCGGTCGCGGGCGTACCGCCGAGATCCTCACCATCGCCTACTTCCGGCTTATCTACGGACGCAGCTGCAGCAGGCTCGAGTCGTCGTCAAAAACCCAGTGGTATCCTTCCGCAGGGATCGACTCCAGCAGGATAACGAGGCTGTCGCAGTCGGTCACCAAGGAGCAGGCCGACCGGTTCATGGCACTTCGCACCTCACGCGAGGGCGGGGCTGCCGACTGGTTCGGGATAGACAGCACCAGCATATCCAGCCATGCAAGGGACCTGGCGGATTCCCGATGGGGGAAGAACAAGGAACACGACCTCGCAAGGCAGGTGGGGCTGCTTGTCATGTACGACATGGCAACCGGCCTTCCCGCCCATTACCGGAAGCTTCCCGGAAACATCCCCGACTCCAGGACGCTGAGGCTATTGCTGGAGGAACTCAAGAGTGCGGGATTCAGTGACTACGGCCTCATCCTGGACAGGGCGTATCTCAGCAAGGAAAACCTGGATCTCCTCGTGCCGGAGGGGATCAGGGCCATATTCATGGCGAAGACCGGTGACGCAAAGATCACGAAATGCATCGGAGAGGCCCTTTCCGAAAGCGGGAGCATCACGGCCAGGGGGGTGTTCCTCAGGGACCACGACTGCTATGCCAAGGATTACGAGTACCCCTATTGCTACAGGGAAAACGAAGGGAAAGGCCATGGGACATCGGTTCCGCAGAGGCTCTGTCTCTTCTTCGATCCCGAGGCCAGAGGCGCAGAGGACAAAGCGCTCACCGTGGAGCTGCTTGACGAGGAGGAGAGCCTCCTCGGTCACCTGAAGGGCGGCGGGGCGCCGGATGAGAGGCTCCTGAAGAAATTCCGCAGGCACTTTGCCGTCGAGACCGATGGTGACGGGACGGTCGTCTCTTGCTCGAGGGACGAGGAGAAGATTGCGGGATGCAGGAAACGCTGCGGGTTCTTCGCGATCGTCTGCACGAACATGGATGCACGGGAGTATCCGCCTGACTGGGTCCTTTCCAAATACCGGATGCGGGATTCCCAGGAGAAGGCTTTCATGTATCTGAAGGGCTGGCAGGGAGGAAGGAGGCTCCGGACCTGGACGGAGCCCAGTACCGACGGAAGGGTCTTCTTCCAGTTCGTCGCACTCATCCTCAACTGTTACCTCCATGCCCGCTATTTCTCCACGAGCGATGGTTTCAGGAAGCGGTTCGCGACTCCGTGGGACGTACTTGACGAGATGCGGTCTGTCAGGCTTGTCCAGCTCAGGGGCAGGTCCCCGAAGGTCTCGGAGTTCGTCGGGAAGCAGGTGGACATCTTCGACGAGTTCGGGCTGGAGATCCCCAAGGGTTCAAGGCCCGGTTCCAGGAAGAAGCCGAAAACCGGTGGCAAAAAGAAGGCTTAA
- a CDS encoding GntR family transcriptional regulator, giving the protein MEIDPTSATPLYRQVSLYISSKIKSGTYRQGEKIPTENELIETLKISRITVRKAMQELVEDGLLIKKQGKGTFVAEKKSILQANDNIGFTDNCLKNHHNPKTVLLSQEFLHPTQKECDFFAIDSQQQVLKTQRLRYIDNNPLIIEINVYAPSLDFLVNENLNGSLFSILLKHNINIIKSKRLLEIATPTKDQMEILKLGNNEQLLLFTDFQYGTDNIPLFFSRQYYSTKNMLFYL; this is encoded by the coding sequence ATGGAAATAGATCCGACAAGTGCAACACCGTTATATAGGCAAGTAAGCCTTTATATTTCGTCCAAAATCAAATCAGGGACATATCGGCAAGGAGAAAAGATACCAACTGAAAATGAACTGATAGAAACTTTAAAAATCAGTAGAATTACTGTCAGAAAAGCAATGCAGGAATTGGTTGAAGATGGTCTGTTGATAAAAAAGCAAGGGAAAGGGACTTTCGTTGCTGAAAAGAAATCTATTCTCCAAGCAAATGACAACATAGGTTTTACTGACAATTGTTTAAAAAATCATCATAATCCAAAGACAGTACTTTTATCCCAAGAATTTCTGCATCCGACACAGAAAGAATGTGACTTTTTCGCTATAGATTCACAACAACAAGTACTCAAAACCCAACGGCTTCGATATATCGATAACAATCCCCTGATAATTGAAATAAATGTCTATGCACCCTCATTGGATTTTCTAGTCAATGAAAATCTCAATGGTTCTCTATTTTCAATACTGCTCAAACACAATATTAATATTATCAAATCAAAAAGATTACTTGAAATAGCAACCCCCACAAAAGACCAGATGGAAATATTGAAACTGGGAAACAATGAACAGCTACTTCTCTTTACTGATTTTCAATATGGAACAGACAATATACCTTTGTTTTTCTCACGGCAATACTACAGTACAAAAAATATGCTTTTTTACTTATAA